From the genome of Vicia villosa cultivar HV-30 ecotype Madison, WI linkage group LG2, Vvil1.0, whole genome shotgun sequence, one region includes:
- the LOC131652658 gene encoding pentatricopeptide repeat-containing protein At5g02860-like yields the protein MEMVGNLSLPLLLPNPPPSVSASASTSKPSSITTLVINDFNSTSHSRTRMSIGKSSPDPNFDKPWSNHHLSSSGQHILNTLLHSPPDSIQLDNILGPLFTQPHPHPTLLSRDILAIIKALGFEKKSELALAVFDWVRNQQGCANLLTGSAIAVIVNILGKAGRVSSAASLLRTLENDGFEIDVYAYTCLITAYASKGRYSDAAAVFKKMQRDGCSPSLVTYNSILSVYGKMGMPWSRVKALFDSMKMNGVAPDLYTYNTLITCCRRGSLYHEAVNVFDKIKMAGFVPDRVTYNALLDVFAKSRRPEEALQVLKDMESNGFSASIITYNSLIFAYVRGGLLEEALRLKSQMVEKGIKPDIFTYTTLFSGFEKAGKDEFAFEVYKEMKAAGCKVNICIFNALIKMHGNRGKFVEMMKVFEDIKECGCSPDIVTWNTLLAVFGQNQLDSEVAGVFKELKRSGFVPERDTFNTLISAYSRCGSFDQAMAVYKSMLEAGVSPDLSTYNAVLAALARGGFWEQSEKIIAEMKDGGCKPNELTYSSLLNAYANGKEIEKMKALGEEIYDGSIEPHPVLLKTLVLVSSKSDLLMETEHAFLELRKRGITPALTTLNAMISIYGRKQVVSKANEILGFIYANGFTPSLTTYNSLMYMYSRSEKFQKSEEILREILKKGMKPDKISYNTVIYAYCKNGRMKEALRIFSEMKDSALVPNVVTYNTFVTTYAADSMFVEAIDVIRYMIKQGCRPDQNTYNSVVDWYCKHNRIDEVNSFVKNLGNIDPQVSKEEKSRLLERMARELP from the coding sequence aTGGAAATGGTAGGAAACCTATCTCTTCCATTACTCCTCCCAAACCCACCACCCTCCGTCTCCGCCTCCGCCTCCACTTCCAAACCCTCCTCAATAACCACTCTTGTCATCAATGACTTCAATTCCACCTCACACTCCCGAACCCGTATGTCCATCGGAAAATCCTCCCCCGACCCCAACTTCGACAAGCCATGGTCCAACCACCACCTTTCTTCCTCAGGTCAGCATATTCTCAACACCTTACTCCACTCTCCCCCCGATTCCATTCAACTCGATAATATCCTAGGTCCCCTTTTCACCCAACCACATCCACATCCCACTCTTTTATCTCGTGATATTCTCGCCATAATCAAAGCcttagggtttgaaaaaaaatcCGAACTCGCTCTCGCCGTTTTTGATTGGGTTCGCAACCAGCAAGGCTGTGCTAATCTTTTAACCGGTTCTGCAATTGCTGTTATAGTTAACATTCTTGGAAAAGCCGGCCGGGTTTCATCCGCGGCGTCTTTGCTTCGAACTCTTGAGAATGATGGGTTTGAGATTGATGTTTATGCTTATACTTGTTTGATAACTGCTTATGCTAGTAAGGGGAGGTACAGTGATGCTGCTGCTGTGTTCAAGAAGATGCAACGAGATGGTTGTAGCCCTAGTCTCGTTACTTATAATTCCATATTGAGTGTTTATGGAAAAATGGGTATGCCGTGGTCTCGTGTTAAGGCTCTTTTTGATTCTATGAAAATGAATGGAGTTGCTCCTGATTTGTATACTTACAATACACTTATCACTTGTTGTCGTCGGGGTTCTCTATATCATGAAGCTGTTAATGTGTTTGATAAGATTAAGATGGCGGGGTTTGTTCCTGATAGGGTTACTTATAATGCGTTGTTAGATGTTTTTGCAAAGTCTAGACGCCCCGAGGAGGCTTTGCAGGTGCTTAAAGATATGGAAAGTAATGGCTTCTCTGCATCCATTATTACTTATAACTCGTTGATATTTGCTTATGTTAGAGGGGGTTTGTTAGAGGAAGCATTGCGGCTTAAAAGTCAAATGGTGGAGAAAGGGATTAAGCCGGATATTTTTACCTACACCACACTTTTCTCGGGGTTTGAGAAGGCTGGGAAAGATGAGTTTGCTTTTGAAGTCTATAAAGAAATGAAAGCTGCGGGATGCAAGGTTAATATTTGCATCTTTAATGCTCTTATCAAGATGCATGGTAATCGTGGAAAGTTTGTGGAAATGATGAAGGTTTTTGAGGATATCAAGGAATGTGGGTGCTCTCCTGATATTGTTACTTGGAACACACTTTTGGCTGTGTTTGGACAGAATCAACTGGACTCTGAAGTAGCAGGAGTGTTTAAAGAGTTGAAGAGGTCGGGGTTTGTGCCTGAGAGGGACACCTTCAACACTTTAATTAGTGCGTACAGTAGATGTGGTTCATTCGATCAAGCAATGGCTGTTTATAAAAGCATGCTGGAAGCTGGAGTGTCTCCTGATCTCTCTACCTATAATGCTGTTCTAGCCGCCTTGGCTCGAGGTGGGTTTTGGGAACAATCAGAGAAAATTATTGCTGAAATGAAGGATGGTGGGTGTAAACCTAATGAGCTGACATACTCTTCTCTGCTTAATGCCTATGCCAATGGTAAGGAGATTGAAAAGATGAAAGCACTTGGTGAGGAGATTTACGATGGCTCTATTGAACCACATCCTGTTCTGTTGAAAACACTTGTTCTAGTAAGTAGCAAGAGTGATCTCCTAATGGAGACAGAACACGCTTTTTTAGAATTAAGGAAAAGAGGAATTACACCTGCCCTGACTACTCTGAATGCAATGATTTCAATATATGGGAGGAAGCAGGTGGTCTCCAAGGCCAATGAGATTTTGGGCTTCATCTATGCGAACGGTTTTACTCCAAGTTTGACTACATACAATAGCTTGATGTATATGTACAGCCGTTCTGAAAAGTTCCAAAAATCAGAAGAAATCTTAAGGGAAATTCTGAAGAAAGGTATGAAACCAGATAAAATTTCATATAATACTGTTATTTACGCATACTGCAAAAATGGCAGGATGAAGGAGGCTTTGAGGATATTTTCCGAAATGAAAGATTCAGCACTAGTTCCAAATGTTGTAACTTACAACACATTTGTTACAACTTATGCCGCTGACTCAATGTTTGTTGAGGCTATTGATGTTATTCGATACATGATCAAGCAGGGATGTAGGCCAGACCAGAATACGTATAACTCCGTTGTTGATTGGTATTGCAAGCACAATCGAATAGACGAGGTAAACAGTTTTGTGAAAAACCTCGGTAATATTGACCCGCAGGTTTCCAAGGAGGAGAAAAGTAGGTTACTAGAGAGAATGGCAAGGGAATTGCCATGA
- the LOC131647182 gene encoding upstream activation factor subunit UAF30-like, with amino-acid sequence MAVSMTTGLFSASTLTLRPQLHQKFALPTPPSSLRMAPLRTVTHATVSQPPADGKIRRGIMKPKKISPEMQDLIGLPEVSRTQALKHIWAYIKENNLQNPENKKLIRCDEKLKKVFAGRDEVGMLEIAGLISPHFLK; translated from the exons ATGGCGGTTTCGATGACTACCGGCCTATTCTCTGCATCCACTCTAACCCTCCGCCCACAACTTCATCAGAAATTTGCGCTTCCCACACCACCGTCTTCTCTACGGATGGCTCCGCTCCGAACAGTCACTCATGCCACCGTCTCTCAACCACCCGCCGACGGAAAAATTCGTCGTGGTATAATGAAACCAAAAAAAATCTCCCCCGAGATGCAAGACCTTATCGGACTTCCAGAGGTTTCTCGAACCCAAGCACTCAAGCACATTTGGGCCTACATCAAGGAAAACAATCTTCAG AACCCTGAAAACAAGAAGCTTATTCGGTGTGATGAGAAGCTGAAGAAGGTATTTGCAGGGCGTGATGAAGTTGGTATGCTTGAGATTGCTGGTTTGATTAGTCCTCATTTTCTTAAATGA